A section of the Bradyrhizobium oligotrophicum S58 genome encodes:
- a CDS encoding glutathione S-transferase, whose translation MRYELYYWPMIQGRGEYVRLALEEAGAGYRDVAREDGIGAMTAMMEAESATPPFAPPFLKAGRRVIGQTANILLFLGPRHGLAPKTEAGQSWLHQLQLTLTDFVVEIHDTHHPLGPTLYYEDQRAPAKRRTAEFWSERVPKFLGYFEQLVANSGGAYVTGRRLTYVDLSLFQIVAGLRYAFPNRMAAFERRIPRLVALHDRVAARPNISAYLTSPRRIPFNEDGIFRHYKALDE comes from the coding sequence ATGCGCTACGAGCTCTACTACTGGCCCATGATCCAGGGCCGCGGCGAATATGTGCGGCTCGCGCTGGAGGAGGCGGGAGCCGGCTATCGCGACGTCGCGCGCGAGGACGGCATCGGTGCGATGACGGCGATGATGGAGGCTGAAAGCGCCACCCCACCGTTCGCGCCGCCGTTCCTGAAGGCGGGCCGCCGCGTCATCGGCCAGACCGCCAACATCCTGCTGTTCCTGGGCCCCCGCCACGGCCTCGCGCCGAAGACCGAGGCGGGGCAGTCCTGGCTGCATCAATTGCAGCTCACCTTGACCGACTTCGTCGTCGAGATCCACGACACCCATCATCCCCTGGGGCCGACGCTGTACTACGAGGATCAGCGCGCGCCGGCCAAGAGGCGCACTGCCGAGTTCTGGAGCGAGCGGGTGCCGAAATTCCTCGGCTATTTCGAACAGCTCGTGGCGAACAGCGGCGGCGCCTATGTCACCGGGCGCCGGCTGACCTATGTCGACCTGTCGCTGTTCCAGATCGTCGCCGGTCTCCGTTATGCCTTCCCGAACCGGATGGCCGCGTTCGAGCGCCGCATCCCACGCCTCGTCGCGCTGCACGACCGCGTCGCCGCCAGGCCGAACATCTCAGCCTATCTCACAAGCCCCCGCCGTATCCCCTTCAACGAGGACGGCATCTTCCGCCACTACAAGGCGCTGGATGAGTGA
- a CDS encoding Kazal-type serine protease inhibitor family protein, with the protein MRKGLFVAITFALGLATMLPGSAGAVGPGRTCGGIAGITCNAGLYCDFPAGQCGRFDMTGVCRRKPTICRRIYMPVCGCNDHTFGNDCERQAAGVSLLHQGRCWFQ; encoded by the coding sequence ATGAGAAAGGGTCTGTTCGTTGCAATCACATTCGCCCTCGGCCTCGCCACCATGCTCCCCGGCAGCGCCGGTGCGGTCGGCCCAGGTCGTACGTGCGGCGGCATTGCCGGTATCACCTGCAATGCCGGCCTCTACTGCGACTTCCCGGCCGGCCAGTGTGGCCGGTTCGACATGACGGGCGTCTGCCGACGCAAGCCGACGATCTGCAGGCGCATCTACATGCCGGTCTGCGGCTGCAATGACCACACCTTCGGCAACGACTGCGAACGCCAGGCCGCCGGCGTCTCGCTGCTGCATCAGGGGCGCTGCTGGTTCCAATAG
- a CDS encoding alpha/beta fold hydrolase, with product MATFVLIPGGWRGGWWYAPLAARLRQAGHAAYALSLSGLEETPAPTAGINLETHIADVLELLSVEDLSEVILCAHSYGGMVASGVADRAPERLAALIYLDAFAPDDGQAWWDLAGDAYRQLVIAQAGHDGLTVLPRDGVDPRCRPHPLGSFVQRLRLTRPRPELPRVFVYATGWSATPFAAQYDRLRADPTWTVRTLASAHDVVNQAPDETLEVLIETARKLPSA from the coding sequence ATGGCCACTTTCGTCCTCATTCCCGGCGGCTGGCGCGGCGGCTGGTGGTATGCGCCGCTGGCAGCGCGGCTCAGGCAGGCGGGGCATGCGGCCTACGCGCTAAGCCTGAGCGGACTGGAGGAGACGCCCGCTCCCACCGCCGGCATCAATCTGGAGACACATATCGCCGATGTGCTGGAGCTGTTGTCGGTCGAGGACCTCTCCGAGGTCATCCTGTGCGCGCACAGCTATGGCGGCATGGTGGCGTCGGGAGTCGCCGACCGCGCGCCAGAGCGGCTGGCAGCACTGATCTATCTCGATGCGTTCGCGCCGGACGATGGCCAAGCGTGGTGGGACCTTGCCGGTGACGCCTATCGTCAGCTGGTGATCGCGCAGGCCGGCCATGACGGGCTGACCGTGCTGCCGCGCGACGGCGTCGATCCGCGCTGCCGGCCGCATCCGCTCGGCAGCTTCGTGCAGCGGCTTCGTCTGACGCGCCCTCGCCCCGAACTGCCGCGCGTCTTCGTCTATGCCACCGGCTGGAGCGCGACGCCGTTCGCGGCGCAATACGACCGCCTGCGCGCTGATCCCACCTGGACCGTGCGCACGCTCGCCAGCGCCCATGACGTGGTCAATCAGGCGCCCGATGAGACGCTCGAGGTGCTGATCGAGACGGCCCGCAAGCTCCCCTCGGCGTGA